A genomic region of bacterium contains the following coding sequences:
- a CDS encoding bi-domain-containing oxidoreductase, whose amino-acid sequence MKQVVLSPRTGVLEVADVPVPQIRPGAVLVRNTASVVSVGTERFVLDMAGRSLAGKARARPDLVREVLNKVRRDGLRTTVRETFIRLDSPQPLGYSCAGVVVDAGAGVDGFRPGDRVACAGTGWAAHAEVVLVPRQLCVPLPAEVTDEAGAFATLGAIALHGVRRAGAGLGEVVAVLGLGIVGQLTVQLLRSAGCRVVAYDVVPARVKLAGELGADAAAVTADDARAAAIRITGGLGVDAVIVTASTASSAPVALAADLARVRGTVVMVGTTGMDVPRRPFWKKELALVLSKASGPGSEDETYERRGVAFPAPYVRWTAGRNMAAFVGELASGRVRVEPLVTHRFPIERAGDAYDLISGRAAQPHLGVVLTYPAESDARRTIALRPAPRRAGGLRIGVIGGGVFARTVLLPALRGVPGVRLRAVATATGLSARHVGDRLGFEVCTTDPRAVLDDDQVDAVVVATRHDLHASLAADALRAGKHVFVEKPLALTAEDVRAVVAAYTASPRTLMVGFNRRYSPIVRILKDFVGAVRPLVLTYRVNAGAIPADHWTYDPVEGGGRWLGEGGHFVDLLQYLTDAEPVEVFARSVGPAGAASLVISLAFRDGSAGTIAYVDGADRALFRERLDVFGAGVACTLDDFRRATLARGGRVRQVRRLEAERGHREELRAWVAAAAGSASSPVPLETYVANAACCFAVAESVRTGRPVAVDAAALLRPPATDATS is encoded by the coding sequence CGCAGGCAAGGCGCGTGCGCGCCCGGATCTCGTCCGCGAGGTCCTCAACAAGGTCCGGCGGGACGGCCTGCGCACGACCGTGCGCGAGACGTTCATCCGGCTGGACAGTCCGCAGCCGCTGGGCTACAGCTGCGCCGGGGTTGTGGTGGACGCCGGCGCCGGCGTCGACGGCTTCCGGCCCGGCGATCGTGTCGCCTGCGCCGGCACCGGCTGGGCCGCGCACGCGGAGGTCGTGCTGGTGCCGCGCCAGTTGTGCGTGCCGCTCCCCGCCGAGGTCACGGATGAGGCCGGCGCCTTTGCCACGCTCGGGGCGATCGCGCTCCACGGCGTGCGCCGCGCGGGCGCGGGCCTCGGCGAGGTCGTGGCCGTCCTGGGGTTGGGCATCGTCGGCCAGCTGACGGTGCAGCTGCTGCGGTCCGCGGGCTGCCGCGTCGTGGCGTACGATGTGGTACCGGCGCGCGTGAAGCTGGCCGGCGAGCTCGGCGCGGACGCGGCGGCGGTCACGGCCGACGACGCGCGCGCGGCGGCCATCCGGATCACGGGTGGGCTCGGCGTCGATGCGGTGATCGTGACCGCCTCGACGGCGAGCAGCGCTCCGGTGGCGCTCGCGGCGGACCTGGCGCGCGTGCGGGGCACGGTGGTGATGGTGGGCACCACCGGGATGGACGTGCCGCGGCGCCCGTTCTGGAAGAAAGAGCTCGCGCTCGTGCTTTCGAAGGCGTCGGGCCCGGGCAGCGAGGACGAGACATACGAGCGCCGGGGCGTGGCCTTCCCGGCGCCGTACGTGCGGTGGACCGCCGGACGGAACATGGCCGCGTTTGTCGGCGAGCTCGCATCCGGGCGGGTGCGGGTCGAACCGCTCGTCACGCACCGGTTCCCGATCGAGCGGGCCGGCGACGCCTACGACCTGATCTCCGGCCGCGCGGCGCAGCCCCACCTCGGCGTGGTCCTGACGTATCCGGCGGAGAGCGATGCGCGGCGGACGATCGCGCTCCGGCCGGCGCCCCGCCGGGCCGGCGGCCTCCGGATCGGCGTCATCGGCGGCGGCGTCTTCGCCCGTACCGTGCTCCTTCCCGCGCTCCGCGGGGTCCCCGGCGTGCGGCTGCGCGCCGTCGCCACGGCGACCGGACTGTCCGCGCGGCACGTCGGCGACCGGCTGGGGTTTGAGGTGTGCACGACCGACCCCCGCGCGGTGCTGGATGACGATCAGGTGGACGCGGTGGTGGTCGCGACGCGCCACGATCTGCACGCGTCCCTCGCCGCGGACGCGCTGCGCGCAGGGAAGCACGTCTTCGTGGAGAAACCGTTGGCGCTGACCGCGGAGGACGTCCGCGCCGTGGTCGCCGCGTATACGGCCTCGCCCCGAACGCTGATGGTCGGGTTCAACCGCCGGTATTCGCCGATCGTTCGAATCCTGAAGGATTTCGTCGGCGCGGTGCGGCCGCTCGTGCTGACGTACCGCGTCAACGCCGGCGCGATCCCGGCCGATCACTGGACGTACGACCCGGTGGAGGGCGGAGGGCGCTGGCTCGGCGAGGGCGGCCACTTCGTGGACCTTCTGCAGTACCTGACGGACGCGGAGCCGGTCGAGGTCTTTGCGCGGTCCGTCGGGCCGGCCGGCGCGGCGTCGCTCGTCATCTCGCTGGCGTTCCGCGACGGCTCCGCGGGAACGATTGCGTACGTGGACGGCGCCGACCGCGCGCTCTTCCGGGAGCGCCTCGACGTCTTCGGCGCGGGGGTGGCGTGTACGCTCGACGACTTCCGCCGGGCGACGCTGGCCCGGGGCGGCCGCGTGCGGCAGGTCCGCCGGTTGGAGGCGGAGCGGGGGCATCGGGAGGAGCTGCGGGCGTGGGTCGCGGCCGCGGCCGGGAGCGCGTCCTCCCCGGTGCCGCTCGAGACCTATGTGGCGAACGCGGCGTGTTGCTTCGCGGTCGCGGAGTCCGTCCGGACCGGACGCCCGGTCGCGGTGGACGCCGCCGCGCTGCTGCGACCGCCGGCGACGGACGCCACCAGTTAG
- a CDS encoding NAD-dependent epimerase/dehydratase family protein has translation MSEGDAFTGRTVLVTGGAGCIGSNLVEALARHGAGRILVLDNLSSASRWNVPDHAPVRFVQGSVTEDETLRGVFAERPDYVYHLAALFANQNSVDHPEQDLLVNGLGTLKMLQFAHLAGVRRFVYASSGCSVYGSKAPLPLREDFVSIDLDTPYQITKLLGELYCNFFHHYYQLPVVRARFFNVYGPGEIPGRYRNVIPNFLYWAMRKEPLPITGTGEETRDFTYVGDVVRGLLAAGVADEAVGEAMNLASGREVTVGSLAALVNELTGNPAGVRYAARRSWDNITRRCASVEKAGRLLGYQPSVDFETGIRRTFDWATANWDRIVRDARF, from the coding sequence ATGAGTGAGGGAGACGCGTTTACCGGCCGGACGGTCCTCGTGACCGGCGGGGCGGGCTGCATCGGCAGCAATCTCGTGGAGGCGCTCGCGCGGCACGGCGCGGGCCGGATTTTGGTCCTGGACAACCTCTCCTCGGCGAGCCGCTGGAACGTGCCGGATCACGCGCCGGTGCGGTTCGTCCAGGGCAGCGTGACCGAGGATGAGACGCTGCGCGGCGTCTTCGCCGAGCGGCCGGACTACGTGTATCATCTCGCCGCGCTCTTCGCCAACCAGAACTCCGTCGATCACCCCGAGCAGGATCTGCTGGTCAACGGGCTCGGCACGCTGAAGATGCTGCAGTTCGCGCATCTGGCCGGGGTGCGTCGGTTCGTGTACGCGTCGTCGGGCTGCTCCGTGTACGGCAGCAAGGCGCCGCTGCCGCTGCGCGAGGACTTCGTGTCGATCGATCTCGACACGCCGTATCAGATCACGAAGCTGCTCGGCGAGCTCTACTGCAACTTCTTCCATCACTACTATCAGTTGCCGGTCGTGCGGGCGCGATTCTTCAACGTTTACGGACCCGGCGAGATCCCCGGCCGCTACCGGAATGTCATCCCGAATTTTCTCTACTGGGCGATGCGCAAGGAGCCCCTGCCGATCACCGGCACCGGTGAAGAGACCCGCGACTTCACGTACGTCGGGGATGTCGTGCGGGGTCTGCTCGCCGCGGGCGTCGCCGACGAGGCCGTCGGCGAGGCAATGAATCTCGCGTCGGGCCGGGAGGTTACCGTCGGGAGCCTGGCCGCGCTCGTCAACGAGCTCACCGGCAATCCGGCCGGCGTCCGCTATGCGGCGCGGCGCTCGTGGGACAACATCACCCGCCGGTGCGCGTCGGTCGAGAAGGCCGGCCGCCTGCTCGGCTATCAGCCGTCCGTCGACTTCGAGACCGGCATCCGGCGGACGTTCGACTGGGCCACGGCGAACTGGGACCGGATCGTCCGCGACGCGCGGTTCTGA
- a CDS encoding nucleotidyltransferase family protein, whose product MYAVILAGGKGERLRPFTEDRPKPMVEIAGMPILGHQIRWLHAQGVRHVVIACGYRHEVIEAYFGTGERFGVRIAYAVEEQPLGRGGGLRQALGRVPADVDTVIATNGDVITDLPLAPLLAAHRARPVLATVVLAPYVSPYGLVEVDDHDRVTHFREKPELPYWINAGIYVLAAAIRDCLPERGDHETTTFPDLARAGRLGAFKSRAYWRAVDTIKDVNAVTAELRATEVGPASPGAGDGR is encoded by the coding sequence ATGTACGCGGTCATTCTGGCGGGCGGCAAAGGCGAGCGGCTCCGGCCGTTCACCGAGGACCGGCCCAAGCCGATGGTCGAGATCGCCGGCATGCCGATCCTCGGCCATCAGATTCGCTGGCTGCACGCGCAGGGCGTGCGCCACGTCGTGATCGCCTGCGGATACCGCCACGAAGTCATCGAAGCCTACTTCGGGACCGGGGAGCGCTTCGGCGTGCGCATCGCGTACGCCGTGGAGGAGCAGCCGCTCGGACGGGGGGGCGGCCTGCGGCAGGCCCTCGGCCGGGTGCCGGCGGACGTGGACACCGTCATCGCGACGAACGGCGACGTGATCACGGACCTGCCGCTGGCGCCGCTGCTCGCGGCCCACCGCGCGCGGCCGGTGCTGGCCACGGTGGTCCTGGCACCGTACGTGAGTCCGTACGGCCTGGTCGAGGTGGACGACCACGACCGGGTCACCCACTTCCGCGAGAAGCCGGAGCTGCCGTATTGGATCAACGCCGGCATCTACGTCCTGGCCGCGGCCATCCGCGACTGCCTGCCCGAACGCGGCGACCACGAGACGACGACCTTCCCCGACCTCGCGCGCGCCGGCCGGCTGGGCGCGTTCAAGAGCCGGGCTTACTGGCGCGCCGTCGACACGATCAAGGACGTCAACGCGGTCACGGCGGAACTCCGCGCGACCGAGGTCGGTCCCGCCTCCCCCGGGGCGGGCGACGGCCGATGA
- a CDS encoding sugar phosphate nucleotidyltransferase codes for MRAVIPVAGRGKRLRPHTHTQPKVLMNVAGKPILAYILDDLRDLGVEEITFVVGYLAEKVEEFVRERYSIRAHFIYQDEPLGNGHAIYLAREHLTGPTLIVFGDTIVRADLRAASRLDCSAIGVHQVSDPRAFGVVELDRDGFVRHLWEKPSAPPSDLAVVGVYMIQRPGPLRAALERLVEQRRMANGEYWLADALQLMVESGERLRTFPIERWYDCGTPEALLHANHALLESSSPAPADIGGSVIVPPSFVSPTAVVEGSVVGPYVTIAEGARVSNAVLRETIVNANARVEGVLLEDSIIGENAAVTGRRSRINLGDSSEIELT; via the coding sequence ATGAGGGCCGTCATCCCGGTGGCCGGGCGCGGCAAACGGCTGCGGCCGCACACCCACACCCAGCCGAAGGTCTTGATGAACGTGGCCGGCAAGCCGATCCTGGCCTACATCCTCGACGACCTGCGGGATCTCGGGGTCGAGGAGATCACGTTCGTCGTCGGCTACCTTGCGGAGAAGGTGGAGGAGTTCGTCCGCGAGCGCTATTCGATTCGCGCCCACTTTATTTACCAAGACGAGCCGCTCGGCAACGGCCACGCGATCTATCTGGCGCGGGAGCACCTGACCGGGCCGACGCTGATCGTCTTTGGAGACACGATCGTGCGGGCCGACCTGCGCGCCGCGTCCCGGCTCGACTGTTCGGCGATCGGCGTGCACCAGGTGTCGGATCCGCGCGCGTTCGGCGTCGTGGAGCTGGACCGGGACGGCTTCGTGCGGCACCTGTGGGAGAAGCCGTCCGCGCCGCCGAGCGATCTCGCCGTCGTCGGCGTCTACATGATTCAGCGCCCCGGACCGCTGCGCGCGGCGCTCGAGCGCCTCGTCGAGCAGCGACGGATGGCGAACGGCGAGTACTGGCTCGCGGACGCCCTGCAGCTCATGGTCGAAAGCGGCGAGCGGCTGCGCACCTTCCCGATCGAGCGCTGGTACGACTGCGGCACGCCGGAGGCGCTGCTGCACGCGAACCACGCGCTCCTCGAGTCCTCGTCCCCGGCCCCCGCGGACATCGGCGGGTCGGTGATCGTGCCGCCGTCGTTCGTCTCCCCGACCGCGGTGGTGGAAGGATCGGTGGTCGGGCCGTACGTGACGATCGCGGAGGGCGCGCGCGTCAGCAACGCGGTGCTGCGCGAGACAATCGTGAACGCCAACGCCCGCGTGGAAGGCGTGCTCCTGGAAGACTCGATCATCGGGGAAAACGCGGCCGTGACCGGGCGCCGCTCCAGGATCAATCTCGGCGACAGTTCCGAGATCGAGCTGACGTAA